Within Gammaproteobacteria bacterium, the genomic segment CTAAGAGCATCCATTAAATTCCATATTGCGTCATTGTTTATCGGATCCATCTCAACATCAGCTACAACATCTATATCAAGAATGTGATAAAATTTATCTTGGTCATTTTGGTTTTTATCCGGCGTAGAAATCACCGTCGCCAATATCGATGTTTCGCGGGGATGGGGAATCACGATGCGGCAGAATGCATCTCGGGCTATGCTCGATAATCGGTTTTCTATAGAGATTGTTGTCAAAATATAGTTTCTTAGTGAACTTAATACTATATTACCGTTCGCATCCAATATACTACGGGGCAGGCCAATCTTGTTGATATATCTGACAGATGCCTTTGTAACTAAAATAGGATTATAAAAATCTCTATACTTTTCCCACCATATCTTAGCATCTTCAACTAGAGAATTCCAATCGTTGTAAGGGCGAAGTTTACTATATGCAAAACCATCACGTCTAATTTGTATTGCTCTTGCCCGATCCTCGGCGAAAAAAACCTTCCCAACAAATTCTCTCGTTAGCTGCGCATCCGTGCTCCCGCTTTTCTCATCAAAACTAACGG encodes:
- a CDS encoding TIGR04255 family protein; amino-acid sequence: MSGSDIHETFPDAPILEALINFNVRFSRAVEVDRINSFHNECGSTFPISQDRVEIRHTVSFDEKSGSTDAQLTREFVGKVFFAEDRARAIQIRRDGFAYSKLRPYNDWNSLVEDAKIWWEKYRDFYNPILVTKASVRYINKIGLPRSILDANGNIVLSSLRNYILTTISIENRLSSIARDAFCRIVIPHPRETSILATVISTPDKNQNDQDKFYHILDIDVVADVEMDPINNDAIWNLMDALREFKNKIFFASLTEQAKELFK